From Endozoicomonas sp. 8E, the proteins below share one genomic window:
- a CDS encoding F-box/WD40 repeat-containing protein, which translates to MNSINNKLEITDSPSPPPEQAQSATTTVIHAGRCVTVPDRQIDSLLHLLSTTSYSLIFRYLSLRDIHRLKQVCTHFRDAIKSDNALAKAWFRRFPLSHQYQLRKTITTKSNQQVHDWLGSFTNDKALLTSLTHLQKTGASVPALLFFTKTVLMSQYKTFKLDTKTIIERNYQARSATLSDDGRHLMVFNSHSTVKIFGHQDDGSWPEKKLITHDSSISSAIFSPDSQHLVTASQDDMATIFGLGSDGSWELKATIKHRRNLMSPTFSPDGRHLVTNSNDRTAQVHSRNDSGSWEQKVIIRHHDIVTSATFSFDGRHLATISDDKTAHIHSLSNTGSWEQKAIICHHDAVTSATFSPDGRHLVTASDDHKIKFHSLKDDESWEETGSSHHRCPLLKASFSTDSRHLVITTYDKPKIYGKAADGSWVQISHRADVESATVSFSPDGRHWVTVNRYGESQIYSENADESWRQQIIFRNISRVVSVSFSPDGRYVVGAGSTSFNSIFGTVCIYGREANGFWIRKAIISHKQEVFLASFSPDGRHVLTTSKDKTTKIIGQQTRGTWVEKAIISHDSPLLTATFSRDGSHVFTVTEEGTVKITELRKKD; encoded by the coding sequence ATGAACTCTATAAATAATAAGCTCGAAATTACAGATTCACCCTCACCACCACCCGAGCAAGCTCAATCGGCAACAACCACTGTTATCCATGCCGGCAGGTGCGTCACTGTACCTGACAGGCAGATAGATTCTTTGCTGCATTTATTATCCACAACATCATATTCTCTCATCTTCAGATATTTGTCGCTCCGGGATATTCACCGCTTAAAACAGGTATGCACCCACTTTCGCGATGCTATTAAAAGCGATAACGCCCTGGCAAAAGCATGGTTTCGTCGGTTTCCTTTATCACACCAGTATCAACTGAGAAAAACCATCACTACAAAAAGTAATCAACAAGTCCATGATTGGCTTGGGTCGTTTACCAACGATAAGGCCTTATTGACGTCACTTACCCATCTCCAAAAGACGGGTGCTTCTGTACCTGCTCTGCTATTTTTCACCAAGACTGTACTTATGTCTCAGTACAAAACATTTAAGTTGGATACAAAAACCATCATTGAAAGAAATTACCAAGCCCGTTCAGCCACCTTGAGTGATGATGGCCGTCATCTGATGGTGTTCAATTCTCATAGCACGGTGAAAATCTTCGGTCATCAGGATGATGGATCATGGCCAGAAAAAAAACTCATCACTCATGATAGTTCTATCAGTTCAGCCATCTTCAGCCCCGATAGTCAGCATCTAGTGACTGCCAGTCAGGACGACATGGCAACCATTTTTGGCCTGGGGAGCGATGGATCATGGGAGCTAAAAGCCACCATTAAACATCGACGTAATCTGATGTCGCCCACCTTCAGTCCCGATGGTCGCCACTTGGTGACCAACAGTAACGACAGGACGGCGCAGGTCCATAGCCGGAATGACAGCGGATCATGGGAACAAAAAGTCATCATTCGCCATCACGATATCGTCACATCAGCCACATTCAGCTTCGATGGCCGCCATTTGGCGACCATCAGTGACGATAAGACGGCGCACATCCATAGTCTGAGTAACACTGGATCATGGGAACAAAAAGCCATCATTTGCCATCACGATGCAGTCACATCAGCCACCTTCAGCCCCGACGGCCGCCATTTGGTGACCGCCAGTGATGACCACAAGATAAAATTCCATAGCCTGAAAGACGATGAATCATGGGAAGAAACAGGTTCCAGTCACCATAGATGTCCTCTATTGAAAGCCAGCTTCAGCACTGATAGCCGCCATCTGGTAATAACCACTTATGACAAGCCAAAAATCTATGGCAAGGCAGCTGATGGATCATGGGTACAGATTTCCCACAGGGCTGATGTCGAATCAGCCACCGTCTCCTTTAGCCCCGATGGCCGCCATTGGGTTACCGTCAATCGTTATGGAGAGTCACAAATCTATAGCGAGAATGCCGATGAATCATGGAGGCAACAAATCATCTTTCGCAATATTAGCCGCGTCGTCTCTGTCAGCTTCAGCCCGGATGGCCGCTATGTAGTGGGCGCCGGAAGTACCTCGTTTAACTCAATCTTTGGTACGGTATGCATTTATGGTCGGGAAGCCAATGGATTTTGGATTCGTAAAGCCATAATTTCTCATAAACAGGAGGTCTTTTTGGCCAGTTTCAGCCCTGATGGCCGCCACGTGCTAACTACCAGCAAGGACAAAACCACTAAAATCATTGGTCAGCAGACCCGTGGGACATGGGTCGAAAAAGCTATCATTTCCCATGATAGTCCTCTCCTTACAGCCACCTTCAGCCGCGATGGCAGCCATGTGTTCACTGTCACTGAAGAGGGTACGGTGAAAATAACCGAACTACGGAAGAAAGATTGA
- a CDS encoding group II intron maturase-specific domain-containing protein → MVGRRTEKSRLRRSIAKLKELLRRIRHDPLHEQVTAINRRLRGHYAYYGLGGNFRSMEKLYRFVDRYWYKMLCSRCRKGKIPWEKYHNLKQLLPLQKPRMMLPFMAMKSMAVL, encoded by the coding sequence ATGGTGGGAAGGAGAACGGAAAAATCCCGCCTAAGACGCAGCATAGCCAAACTGAAGGAACTGCTGAGACGAATACGCCATGATCCGCTGCACGAACAAGTGACAGCGATCAATCGACGGTTGAGAGGGCATTATGCGTATTACGGTCTGGGAGGAAACTTCCGAAGTATGGAGAAGCTTTACCGGTTTGTTGACCGCTACTGGTACAAGATGCTGTGTAGCCGATGCCGGAAAGGCAAGATTCCATGGGAAAAGTACCATAATCTCAAGCAGCTTCTGCCGTTACAGAAACCGAGGATGATGCTGCCTTTTATGGCAATGAAATCCATGGCTGTGCTGTGA
- a CDS encoding reverse transcriptase domain-containing protein: MATGLERVAAKARSYPKLRFTSLAHHITPASLCMNLNKIPHNTSPGVDGLTVEETKKDFKRWLQQTLTSIHRQGYKAPPVKRAWIPKPGKKEKRPLGVPCINDRALQRSVADVLNAIYEQDFLPCSMGGRPRLGAHHALSTFNEVVSGRKVSWVLEADLKNFFGSLDHGWLLRFVEHRVGDPRILNLIRRWLKAGVMEAGELQECEEGTPQGGPISVVLSNLYLHYVLDLWFECKVKPRLKGEAWLIRYIDDFVVCFQYRSDAERFMNVLPQRLEKFALKLEPDKTRLVRFGRFASRGEDDRRRFTSLALRTTAQGI, encoded by the coding sequence ATGGCAACGGGACTGGAGAGGGTAGCAGCGAAAGCCCGGAGTTATCCGAAACTTCGCTTCACAAGTCTGGCACATCATATTACCCCGGCGAGCCTGTGTATGAATCTGAACAAGATTCCACACAACACATCGCCCGGAGTCGATGGGCTGACTGTCGAAGAGACAAAGAAAGACTTTAAGCGGTGGTTGCAACAGACACTGACGTCTATCCATCGGCAAGGCTACAAGGCACCGCCGGTCAAAAGGGCATGGATACCCAAGCCGGGGAAAAAGGAAAAGCGCCCTCTGGGTGTTCCCTGCATCAATGACCGGGCTTTGCAGCGAAGTGTTGCTGATGTGCTGAATGCTATTTATGAGCAGGACTTTTTGCCCTGTTCCATGGGTGGCAGGCCACGACTGGGAGCGCACCATGCCCTGTCCACTTTTAACGAGGTGGTTTCAGGCCGAAAGGTCAGCTGGGTGCTGGAAGCGGACTTGAAGAATTTCTTTGGGAGTCTTGACCATGGATGGCTGCTTCGTTTTGTGGAACACCGGGTCGGTGATCCCAGAATTCTGAACCTTATACGGCGCTGGTTGAAAGCCGGGGTGATGGAGGCCGGGGAGTTGCAAGAGTGTGAAGAAGGTACGCCTCAGGGTGGGCCGATCAGCGTAGTTCTGAGCAACCTGTACCTGCATTATGTGCTTGACCTCTGGTTCGAGTGCAAGGTCAAGCCCCGGCTAAAAGGCGAGGCATGGCTGATCAGGTACATTGATGACTTTGTGGTGTGTTTTCAGTATCGCAGTGATGCGGAGCGGTTCATGAATGTGCTGCCACAGCGACTGGAGAAATTTGCGTTGAAACTGGAGCCGGATAAAACCCGGTTAGTCAGGTTCGGACGTTTTGCCAGTCGTGGGGAAGACGATCGGAGACGGTTTACTTCCTTGGCTTTACGCACTACTGCACAAGGAATCTGA
- the ltrA gene encoding group II intron reverse transcriptase/maturase, with product MPSGHGGTGGCKAMRAEVVSVSQDYESPAGGTSLMERIANPNNLTRAFQRVKRNKGAAGIDRMTVEGLYTHLQEHGHELRQCLLQGEWRPAPVRRVLIPKPDGGERQLGIPIALDRMVQQAIQQVLQAEWELRFSAFSYGFRPNRSAHQAINQAQSYIREGYNWVVDIDLSKFFDRVNHDRLMAKLAVHTDDKDVLRLIRRFLQSGVMENGLVKPQTEGVPQGGPLSPVLSNIVLDELDKELEKRDLRFVRYADDCRVFVRSQKAGERVMASLTGYIESKLKLKVNVAKSAVDKAWRRAFLGYSFTRDGRKKLADKTCKRFRDKVKQLTRKGGRSLEQRLECLNRYLRGWKNYFREVETRSEFENFDCWIRRRLRSLLWYQWKKSPKRYAELRRRGVSDELTRQTVGSSKGYWRISRSPALHLALPNSWFDELGLIRLLAA from the coding sequence ATGCCAAGTGGTCACGGCGGAACCGGAGGCTGCAAGGCTATGAGAGCTGAGGTCGTGTCGGTATCACAGGATTACGAAAGCCCGGCGGGTGGTACGAGCCTGATGGAACGTATCGCCAACCCCAATAATTTAACAAGAGCCTTTCAGCGAGTTAAACGCAATAAAGGCGCAGCAGGCATCGACCGTATGACAGTGGAAGGGTTGTACACCCATCTACAAGAACATGGTCATGAACTGCGGCAATGTCTTTTGCAGGGAGAATGGCGTCCTGCTCCCGTAAGGCGAGTACTGATTCCCAAACCGGACGGAGGAGAAAGGCAGTTGGGTATACCAATCGCCTTAGACCGAATGGTGCAGCAAGCGATACAGCAAGTATTGCAGGCCGAGTGGGAACTAAGGTTTTCAGCTTTCAGTTACGGGTTCAGGCCGAACCGGTCAGCTCATCAGGCGATTAATCAGGCTCAGTCGTATATCCGAGAAGGATATAACTGGGTTGTGGACATTGACCTGTCGAAATTCTTCGATCGGGTTAACCATGATCGACTGATGGCAAAGCTGGCAGTTCACACAGATGACAAGGATGTATTACGTTTAATTCGACGATTCCTACAGTCCGGAGTGATGGAGAACGGGCTGGTAAAACCGCAGACCGAAGGAGTGCCTCAGGGAGGGCCGCTCTCACCTGTGTTGTCTAACATCGTACTGGATGAACTCGATAAAGAGTTAGAAAAGCGTGATTTACGGTTTGTACGTTACGCTGACGACTGTCGGGTGTTTGTGCGAAGCCAGAAAGCAGGCGAGAGAGTGATGGCAAGTTTGACTGGTTACATCGAAAGTAAGCTGAAGCTAAAAGTCAACGTTGCGAAAAGTGCAGTTGACAAGGCATGGAGGCGGGCGTTCCTGGGATACAGCTTTACCAGAGATGGCAGGAAGAAGCTGGCAGATAAAACCTGCAAGCGGTTCAGGGACAAGGTCAAACAACTAACCCGCAAAGGCGGGCGGTCACTGGAGCAGAGATTGGAGTGTCTGAATCGCTACTTACGGGGCTGGAAGAACTACTTTCGAGAAGTTGAAACCCGTTCGGAGTTTGAAAACTTTGACTGCTGGATCAGGCGACGATTGAGAAGTTTGCTCTGGTATCAATGGAAGAAAAGCCCGAAGCGATATGCGGAGCTAAGAAGGCGAGGAGTCAGTGATGAGCTGACGAGGCAGACAGTAGGGTCGAGCAAAGGGTACTGGCGGATAAGCCGGAGTCCTGCGCTGCACTTAGCATTGCCGAATAGTTGGTTCGATGAATTAGGTTTGATTAGATTATTGGCTGCTTAA
- a CDS encoding 5'/3'-nucleotidase SurE gives MKTKFAALTLAIGLGVSAQANALNIVLSNDDSWSTTNIQTLHTALKAAGHDVIMSAPCTGQSGKGGAIHFLKSVSVDRTQIDNDQVCVGDTDTSVAFEEYVEGTPAMAALYGIDVFANERWGKQPDLVISGPNEGNNVGFSTNMSGTLGATNAAIARGIPAIAVSAYDGEAEKALHVANVVIELLDKLVSQTKDGAPILPKFTGLNVNIPEDPANHRGFKHTQVGWNAGHDNMIVKFTDDLSSSDMLMGYVAMELMENDPSLTLGEAMSIAKEMYKDKAGISMDSDADYADQSENSEGIAVGQGYVTISAIQANVQGSVAKSEWVRYILNELF, from the coding sequence ATGAAAACTAAATTTGCTGCGTTGACATTGGCAATCGGTTTAGGGGTCAGTGCTCAGGCAAACGCACTGAATATTGTTTTAAGCAACGATGACAGCTGGTCCACAACCAATATTCAGACGCTTCATACCGCACTCAAAGCGGCAGGCCATGACGTTATTATGTCGGCACCGTGCACGGGGCAAAGTGGTAAAGGTGGTGCCATCCACTTTTTGAAGTCTGTCTCGGTAGATCGTACGCAAATCGATAATGATCAGGTTTGTGTCGGTGACACAGACACAAGCGTTGCATTTGAAGAATATGTCGAGGGCACACCGGCTATGGCTGCGCTGTACGGCATTGATGTGTTCGCTAACGAGCGCTGGGGTAAACAGCCTGACCTGGTTATTTCCGGTCCCAATGAGGGTAACAATGTTGGCTTTTCGACCAACATGTCCGGCACGCTGGGTGCAACAAATGCAGCTATCGCACGTGGTATTCCTGCCATCGCCGTCAGCGCTTATGACGGTGAGGCAGAGAAAGCGCTTCATGTTGCTAACGTTGTTATAGAACTGCTTGATAAGCTGGTTAGCCAAACAAAAGATGGGGCACCTATACTCCCAAAATTCACGGGCCTGAATGTTAACATTCCTGAAGATCCTGCCAATCATCGCGGATTCAAACACACACAAGTAGGCTGGAATGCAGGCCACGATAACATGATCGTCAAGTTCACTGACGACTTGTCATCAAGTGACATGCTCATGGGTTATGTGGCTATGGAATTGATGGAAAATGATCCAAGCCTGACCCTGGGAGAAGCCATGTCCATCGCCAAAGAAATGTATAAGGACAAAGCAGGTATCAGCATGGACTCTGACGCTGACTACGCCGATCAGTCTGAAAACAGTGAGGGCATTGCTGTCGGTCAGGGTTATGTCACCATCAGCGCGATTCAAGCCAATGTTCAAGGCTCTGTTGCCAAGTCTGAGTGGGTTCGATACATACTAAACGAACTGTTTTAA
- the add gene encoding adenosine deaminase, whose product MIDKSIPLTDIHRHLDGNIRPRTILELGQQHNLELPANNLEDLIPHVRVMSNEPDLVSFLTKLDWGVKVLADYDACRRVAYENVEDALNAQIDYTELRFSPYYMAMTHNLDPQGVVEAVVDGVQAGSRDFGVKTNLIGIMSRTFGQEACQQELDACLAFKDRLVAIDLAGDEFGKPGELFVEHFKQVRDAGLNVTVHAGEAVGAESVWQAIRDLGATRIGHGVRAIEDPALMDYLAEHRIGIESCLTSNIQTSTFPSIEKHPLRKFLAHGVLATINTDDPAVEGIELPYEYEVAAPAAGLLPEQIRQAQENGLAISFLSDAEKEALKAAKH is encoded by the coding sequence ATGATTGACAAGTCCATCCCCCTCACCGACATCCATCGTCATCTGGACGGTAATATTCGCCCCCGGACCATTCTGGAGCTGGGCCAGCAGCACAATCTGGAATTACCCGCCAATAATCTGGAAGATCTGATTCCCCATGTTCGGGTTATGAGCAATGAGCCTGACCTGGTGAGTTTTCTGACCAAGCTGGACTGGGGTGTAAAGGTTCTGGCAGATTACGACGCTTGTCGTCGAGTCGCCTATGAGAATGTTGAAGACGCCCTGAATGCCCAAATTGATTATACTGAGCTGCGCTTCAGCCCTTACTACATGGCCATGACTCACAACCTTGATCCTCAGGGTGTGGTCGAAGCGGTCGTGGACGGTGTTCAGGCCGGTAGCCGTGATTTTGGGGTCAAAACCAACCTCATCGGTATCATGAGCCGTACTTTTGGCCAGGAAGCCTGCCAGCAGGAACTGGATGCCTGTCTGGCCTTCAAAGACAGACTGGTTGCGATTGATCTGGCCGGCGACGAGTTCGGCAAGCCGGGTGAGCTGTTTGTCGAGCATTTCAAACAGGTTCGTGATGCTGGCCTGAATGTCACGGTTCATGCGGGCGAAGCAGTGGGCGCCGAAAGCGTATGGCAGGCTATTCGTGATCTGGGTGCCACCCGAATTGGCCATGGTGTCAGAGCCATTGAGGACCCGGCGCTGATGGATTACCTGGCCGAGCACCGAATTGGTATCGAGTCCTGCCTGACTTCAAATATCCAGACCAGCACTTTCCCAAGCATTGAAAAGCACCCGCTCAGGAAATTCCTGGCACACGGCGTGCTGGCCACCATCAATACCGATGATCCGGCGGTGGAAGGCATTGAGCTGCCTTATGAGTATGAAGTCGCGGCGCCTGCCGCTGGTCTCTTGCCTGAGCAGATCCGCCAGGCCCAGGAAAATGGTTTGGCCATCTCTTTTTTGAGTGACGCTGAGAAAGAAGCGCTCAAAGCCGCCAAACACTAA
- a CDS encoding 2-hydroxyacid dehydrogenase, translated as MKICIFNAKKYDRESFDLYNADFGFELEYFDMRLDEKTAHLARAGDAVCAFVNDDLSRPVLSVMAEYNIRLLLMRCAGFNNVDLDAAKELGIIVARVPAYSPEATAEHAIALIMTLNRKTHKAYQRTRDANFSLEGLTGFNLHGRVAGVIGTGKIGLAAARILKGFGCKLLGYDPYPNPAFEDLGGDYVSLNQLLQQSKLITLHCPLTKDNEYMINEDAFNQMQPGVLLVNTSRGKLLNSVAAMDALKKGILGGLALDVYENEQDLFFEDLSDEVIQDDVFRRLSACHNVIFTGHQAFLTEEALMAIAKTTLSNARAFFEGKASGNEIVREVPDQH; from the coding sequence ATGAAAATCTGTATCTTTAATGCCAAAAAATACGATCGTGAATCCTTTGACCTGTACAATGCCGACTTCGGCTTTGAGCTGGAATACTTTGATATGCGACTGGATGAAAAAACCGCTCACCTGGCCAGGGCAGGTGATGCCGTCTGCGCTTTTGTTAATGACGATCTAAGTCGGCCGGTTCTGAGTGTCATGGCGGAGTACAACATCAGACTTCTGCTTATGCGCTGTGCCGGGTTTAACAATGTTGACCTGGATGCGGCAAAAGAGCTGGGTATCATCGTAGCAAGAGTTCCGGCTTATTCTCCCGAGGCCACGGCTGAGCACGCCATTGCCCTGATCATGACCTTGAATCGCAAAACCCATAAAGCGTACCAGAGAACCCGGGATGCCAATTTCTCACTGGAAGGGCTGACAGGGTTTAACCTCCATGGTCGTGTAGCAGGGGTCATTGGCACGGGCAAAATCGGTCTGGCTGCTGCCCGTATTCTGAAAGGCTTTGGTTGCAAACTGCTGGGGTACGATCCTTATCCGAACCCGGCTTTTGAAGATCTGGGCGGAGATTATGTTTCCCTGAATCAGCTGTTGCAACAAAGCAAGCTGATCACCCTGCACTGCCCTTTAACGAAAGACAACGAGTACATGATCAATGAGGACGCATTTAACCAGATGCAACCCGGAGTGTTACTGGTCAATACCAGCAGGGGTAAACTGCTGAATTCAGTGGCAGCAATGGACGCTCTGAAAAAAGGGATTCTGGGTGGACTGGCGCTGGATGTTTACGAAAACGAGCAGGATCTGTTTTTTGAAGACCTGTCCGATGAGGTGATTCAGGACGATGTTTTCAGACGCCTTTCAGCCTGTCACAACGTTATCTTTACCGGCCACCAGGCATTCCTTACCGAAGAGGCGCTGATGGCCATTGCCAAAACCACACTGAGCAATGCCAGAGCTTTTTTCGAGGGAAAAGCCTCTGGCAACGAAATAGTCAGAGAAGTGCCAGATCAGCATTGA